In Kordiimonas sp. SCSIO 12610, the following are encoded in one genomic region:
- a CDS encoding ferritin-like domain-containing protein, translating to MSVSSKVNFTDISTASLAVLETPDAIQKVETARMVARKWQAGELPFQFSAQPNLRPQRPEKPELLDPNQMPRRRKAGNIENRKALLHAVAHIELNAIDLAFDIVARFGKQMPRDFTDDWIQVGDDEARHFSMLGDRLNALDCKYGDLPAHDGLWQSAEVTRHDISARLAIVPMVLEARGLDVTPAMIDRFERFGDSESAKTLKIIYEEEVSHVAAGTKWFSYLAEKAGHNTEDCFQSLVKQYFKGQLKRPFNHPARLEAGMVPSFYEPLADMLNAL from the coding sequence ATGAGCGTTTCGAGCAAAGTTAATTTCACTGACATAAGCACGGCATCGCTTGCCGTGCTTGAAACCCCTGATGCAATTCAAAAGGTTGAAACCGCTCGTATGGTTGCTCGCAAATGGCAAGCCGGAGAATTACCGTTTCAGTTTTCCGCACAACCCAATTTGCGTCCCCAACGTCCAGAAAAGCCAGAATTATTAGACCCAAATCAAATGCCGCGGCGCCGAAAAGCGGGGAATATCGAAAACCGTAAAGCCCTTCTTCATGCGGTAGCACACATTGAACTAAATGCCATTGATTTGGCTTTTGATATCGTTGCCCGCTTCGGCAAGCAAATGCCACGGGATTTTACAGATGATTGGATTCAGGTTGGCGACGATGAAGCAAGGCATTTTTCAATGCTGGGCGATCGCTTGAATGCGCTAGATTGTAAATATGGTGATTTACCTGCTCATGATGGCCTTTGGCAATCCGCAGAGGTCACAAGGCATGATATTTCGGCACGCCTCGCGATTGTGCCCATGGTACTAGAGGCTCGCGGGCTCGATGTAACGCCGGCGATGATAGACCGATTTGAACGTTTTGGTGATAGCGAATCGGCGAAAACACTTAAAATTATCTATGAAGAAGAAGTTTCGCACGTAGCTGCGGGAACCAAGTGGTTTTCCTACCTAGCGGAAAAAGCAGGCCATAACACCGAAGACTGTTTTCAGTCCCTTGTAAAACAATACTTTAAAGGGCAACTTAAACGTCCGTTTAACCACCCTGCTCGCTTAGAAGCTGGAATGGTGCCTTCTTTTTACGAACCGCTTGCAGATATGCTCAATGCACTATAA
- the bcp gene encoding thioredoxin-dependent thiol peroxidase produces the protein MTLSIGDKAPSFSLPANGDQTISLSDYAGKNVVLYFYPKDSTPGCTTEAKDFTSLKNEFDAANTVILGASKDSVRRHNNFIAKQELAIDLVSDEEGEMIEAYGVWVEKSMYGKKYMGIERATYLIDANGIIQQIWRKVKVKGHAEAVLEAAKAL, from the coding sequence ATGACACTTAGTATTGGCGACAAAGCCCCTTCATTTTCATTACCTGCAAACGGCGATCAAACGATTTCATTATCCGATTATGCTGGAAAAAACGTTGTTCTCTATTTCTATCCAAAAGACAGCACCCCCGGTTGCACAACAGAAGCAAAAGACTTCACATCGCTTAAAAACGAATTTGATGCTGCAAACACGGTTATCTTGGGCGCATCTAAGGATTCTGTTCGTCGCCATAACAACTTCATTGCCAAGCAGGAACTGGCGATTGATCTGGTATCCGATGAAGAAGGCGAAATGATTGAAGCTTACGGCGTTTGGGTCGAAAAAAGCATGTACGGCAAAAAATACATGGGAATTGAACGCGCCACCTATTTAATCGATGCAAACGGTATTATTCAGCAGATTTGGCGCAAGGTGAAAGTCAAGGGCCATGCTGAGGCTGTTCTTGAGGCAGCGAAAGCTCTTTAA
- a CDS encoding bifunctional [glutamine synthetase] adenylyltransferase/[glutamine synthetase]-adenylyl-L-tyrosine phosphorylase, with translation MSTDLNIQNPIPQYTEKTDEITAKLEQFLAEQNPPSHLNPSQKENIACLFGNSPFLSAIAQRNIEFTAQLFANGPDFTIDIIWKELSKPYVKNSGVADLMENLRILKAKVALTCAYADVVKEWPLHKTTKALSDFASQSLNTALAFLLTREAQKGNIELDIGDSETVNINIVRYCGFFILGMGKLGANELNYSSDIDLIALYDPSKVNYTGRKSIKHFFVSITQELMQIMERRTMHGYVFRTDLRLRPDPGSTPVAISIEAAETYYHTVAANWERSAMIKATPIAGDKKLGQSYLDNLSSWIWRRSMDFAAIQDIAAIKHYINTHFEQSDKDFEGFDVKLGKGGIREIEFFAQINQLLYGGRHIAIRKKATLQTLDALVEEKLLESDTRDRLRDAYIYLRTLEHRIQMINDEQTHTIPEDDDQRILVCKFMGYDGDDQLKESLFYRTRYVSKTYQELMPDDQEQDKQSFIAANLEKTLNTFGYSASSSIANIISGWRSQKYRALRTDRSQKLLEECLPGLIASFAEMSDPDAALTRFDAFIAKLPAGVQLFALFQANPSLFKLIARVMGLAPALADTLAKKPMLWELLLEPYFFAPIENETELTEYLQSLIDNAQDYQDILDKTRQFAEEYKFRIGVQMLESIASTDEAMQSLALIADVILKCLIPCVEAEFQDRYGSFENAGIAILAMGKYGGSELTHTSDLDIVFLYYIDDMSKASNGQRSLGPSQYFSRLGQNIITAITALTSEGRLYEVDTRLRPSGNQGPLVVTLDTFRDYYGKSAWTWEHMALTRSRIIKEPTHFKDQLVSEIRTILTKERDQETLLKSISNMRQKLRDANKVVSPWAIKHAKGGLVDIEFICQYLLLKHGENYPQIFSSHIDTALNNLLEHQLIDPQICSDLIAARQYMQNIQSVLRLCHGEKTLDDEAFSIGLTEILCKSTKQENFDILKGNLLKWQSTIYKHFQTIIDYPNEHVENNVSD, from the coding sequence ATGTCTACCGACCTAAACATACAAAACCCAATACCACAATATACAGAAAAAACAGACGAAATTACGGCAAAGCTTGAACAATTTCTTGCCGAGCAAAATCCGCCCTCTCATTTAAACCCTTCCCAAAAAGAGAACATTGCATGTTTGTTCGGAAACAGCCCATTTTTATCAGCAATTGCACAGCGTAATATTGAATTTACGGCCCAGTTATTTGCAAATGGACCTGATTTCACCATTGATATTATATGGAAAGAATTAAGTAAGCCTTACGTTAAAAATAGCGGCGTTGCAGATTTAATGGAAAATCTACGCATACTGAAGGCAAAGGTGGCGCTGACATGCGCCTATGCGGATGTAGTCAAAGAATGGCCTCTTCATAAGACAACAAAAGCCCTTAGCGATTTTGCCAGCCAATCTTTAAATACCGCCCTTGCTTTCTTATTAACTCGGGAAGCGCAAAAAGGTAATATTGAATTAGATATTGGTGATAGTGAAACGGTTAATATCAACATTGTACGGTATTGTGGCTTTTTTATTCTCGGCATGGGGAAACTTGGCGCCAATGAATTAAATTATTCATCCGATATTGATCTTATTGCCCTCTATGACCCTTCAAAAGTCAACTATACTGGCCGCAAATCCATAAAGCATTTCTTCGTATCGATAACGCAGGAATTGATGCAAATTATGGAACGCAGAACAATGCACGGATATGTTTTTCGAACTGACCTAAGGTTACGTCCAGATCCAGGCTCTACTCCAGTTGCAATCTCCATTGAAGCAGCAGAAACTTATTATCACACTGTTGCCGCGAACTGGGAACGGTCAGCAATGATCAAAGCAACGCCAATCGCTGGTGATAAAAAACTCGGACAATCCTATCTTGATAATCTCTCTAGCTGGATTTGGCGACGAAGCATGGACTTCGCTGCCATCCAAGACATTGCAGCGATAAAGCATTATATCAACACCCATTTTGAACAATCAGACAAAGACTTTGAAGGCTTCGACGTCAAACTTGGCAAAGGCGGCATACGGGAAATAGAATTTTTTGCTCAAATTAATCAGCTATTATACGGCGGTCGACATATAGCAATCCGTAAAAAAGCTACACTCCAAACTTTGGATGCGCTTGTTGAAGAAAAATTATTAGAAAGCGATACTCGTGACCGCCTTCGCGATGCCTACATATATCTGCGAACGCTAGAACATCGTATCCAGATGATCAACGATGAACAAACACACACTATACCGGAAGACGATGATCAAAGAATTTTGGTGTGTAAATTCATGGGATATGACGGCGATGATCAACTCAAAGAAAGCCTGTTTTACCGTACCAGATACGTGAGCAAAACCTACCAAGAGCTTATGCCTGACGATCAGGAACAGGATAAGCAATCCTTCATTGCTGCCAACCTTGAAAAGACATTGAATACTTTTGGTTATTCCGCCTCGTCCAGCATTGCAAACATTATAAGCGGCTGGCGTTCCCAAAAATACCGTGCACTCCGAACGGATCGAAGCCAAAAACTTCTGGAAGAATGTTTACCCGGGTTGATCGCATCATTTGCCGAAATGAGCGATCCAGATGCAGCACTAACCCGCTTTGATGCATTCATCGCTAAGCTACCAGCGGGTGTGCAGTTATTTGCTCTATTTCAAGCAAACCCGTCACTCTTCAAATTAATCGCTCGCGTCATGGGTTTGGCACCAGCGCTGGCTGATACGCTTGCAAAAAAACCAATGCTTTGGGAACTGTTACTTGAGCCCTATTTTTTTGCCCCAATAGAAAATGAAACAGAGTTAACTGAGTATCTTCAAAGTTTGATTGATAATGCTCAGGACTATCAAGATATCCTCGACAAAACACGACAGTTTGCAGAAGAATATAAATTCAGAATAGGCGTTCAAATGCTTGAAAGCATCGCATCAACCGATGAAGCAATGCAATCCTTAGCGCTTATAGCTGATGTTATATTGAAATGCCTTATTCCGTGCGTCGAAGCAGAATTTCAGGATCGTTATGGTTCGTTTGAAAACGCCGGCATTGCTATACTGGCTATGGGTAAATATGGCGGTTCCGAACTAACCCACACTTCTGATTTAGATATCGTTTTCCTTTATTATATTGATGATATGAGCAAGGCCTCTAATGGGCAACGATCGCTTGGCCCCAGTCAATATTTCTCAAGACTTGGGCAAAATATCATCACAGCGATAACAGCACTGACATCCGAAGGCAGACTTTATGAAGTTGATACAAGACTAAGACCGTCAGGTAACCAGGGGCCACTGGTTGTAACCCTTGATACCTTTCGCGATTACTACGGCAAGTCCGCATGGACTTGGGAACACATGGCCTTAACACGCTCACGTATCATTAAGGAGCCAACACACTTCAAAGACCAACTTGTCAGCGAAATTCGCACAATTTTAACCAAAGAACGTGATCAGGAAACCCTACTCAAATCCATATCGAATATGCGGCAAAAGCTTAGGGATGCAAATAAGGTGGTTAGCCCTTGGGCAATCAAACATGCAAAAGGTGGCCTAGTTGATATCGAATTTATTTGTCAGTATCTTCTTTTGAAGCATGGTGAAAACTATCCACAGATTTTTTCAAGTCATATCGATACTGCCCTCAACAATCTTTTAGAACATCAATTGATCGACCCTCAAATATGTTCTGACCTCATTGCAGCACGTCAATATATGCAAAATATTCAATCGGTTTTGCGCTTATGTCACGGCGAAAAAACGCTTGATGACGAAGCGTTCTCCATCGGTTTGACAGAAATTCTATGCAAATCAACGAAACAGGAAAATTTCGATATACTGAAAGGTAACTTGTTAAAATGGCAGTCTACGATATACAAGCATTTCCAGACGATAATCGATTATCCAAATGAACACGTAGAAAACAACGTTTCAGATTAA
- a CDS encoding AsmA-like C-terminal domain-containing protein: protein MKKSGKLFVRSLVSLTTVFTLLLCLLVARLIIAPIDLEFAKEEIDNQVSELLPGWQVSYQKATLGWDWQAVRPWIVISDLRLVDRRDRLISEIPSVQVGTSFSTLYGNIKISSVNAQGARVDILDIGAFSDDENTDLDTDLFGETGVPNLNILKPLSEAFSRFSNRLIVAAPKFKDLNIQNTTVTVNRGETIEPARLSASSITLERHDNTLMASSTVDVTLGGIIPTRVSVGADINPEEKELDLRLSFSELVPKDLVGYLQLPDFFTSLDFPFSLQVDFTLDAEAGLKQAYFLTHIDKGVLYHPSLFPKKAPIEFGNISAHFDPQEQVFVFDELELSLGKPRVLGSGVIYWLDDEERPGVRFNASLEAATIDEVLSFWPIARKPDGSEKGGRAWVAKHMIGGEAKNAKFNLDLPPDGKSTLKSGSPYELNFTFDDIDTHFILSMPPVRGAKGHAFLTETDLDIIIDSGTLVGLPVTEVKAELTNINSRDKSYGSFNFELAGPVPEILNLINNPPLRIPDKIKLDINRFDGTAHAKARIGTPLYLKPGENPLSYDVTAELSNLSVTNILDGEGIRNANAVMHITPEAIEAKGRARLNGVWSDFVWHEDLIGGRDNADLQTTQITASGTTDQNGLEALKIATSQYLNGEIDFEAKLSGRNFAFSSIDFTADAAKSKLMLQELGWVKIPGVPATISGKTRLSDNVVHLYPLTISGEDIDATGDFKWINNNLSGTFVAKQLGQNSFTADVTLPLNDKSRVTVKAERLDLRPFLTNAEASNAKNENNTATELSKTTQEKQASKANEKANARDIVELSIASKELLLLNGEALSDLKFQGTVISNQPYEISADGNIQSSGSPFSLSLKPLEQVFYTPTQQKLVLQSENGGAVMRGLGVFPHLNGGVLNLDVSSVGWADTWRLEGEVEIDDTLLVNKATLGEKVTEGLIEGIEEYVDSEGLALNVVEVPFLYDKGLLDLNGLKANGGSLGMTMEGQLDTNSGKINMNGVIVPAYGLNSLLGKIPLVGAIFSGGEGKGLFGFTYRIKGATDNPDVDVSALSGIAPGFLRGIFEGGKGKVEDVELPEEGEVKNDTASVAKDGQNDDKVSKDIETDSSRVSPKNQTEPKEDDKPQY, encoded by the coding sequence TTGAAAAAATCAGGAAAATTGTTTGTTCGGTCTCTTGTTAGTTTAACGACCGTTTTTACTTTGCTTTTGTGTTTGTTGGTTGCGCGATTGATTATTGCGCCCATTGACCTTGAGTTCGCAAAAGAAGAAATCGACAACCAAGTCAGTGAATTGTTACCAGGATGGCAGGTATCCTATCAGAAAGCTACGCTGGGTTGGGATTGGCAGGCTGTTAGGCCTTGGATTGTTATTTCTGATTTACGCCTGGTAGATCGACGGGACAGATTGATCAGTGAAATACCAAGTGTTCAGGTGGGAACCAGTTTCTCAACTTTGTATGGCAACATTAAAATTTCATCAGTTAACGCGCAGGGTGCTAGGGTTGATATCCTCGATATTGGTGCCTTCAGTGATGATGAAAATACCGACCTTGATACCGATCTATTTGGTGAAACGGGTGTCCCAAACCTAAATATTTTGAAGCCACTGTCCGAAGCCTTTAGTCGATTTAGTAATCGCCTCATCGTGGCCGCGCCAAAATTTAAAGATTTGAATATTCAAAACACGACTGTCACGGTTAACCGCGGAGAGACTATCGAGCCAGCACGATTATCTGCCTCGTCAATAACGTTAGAACGCCATGACAATACGTTGATGGCGAGTAGTACAGTTGATGTTACCCTTGGGGGCATTATTCCCACACGCGTTAGTGTGGGGGCGGACATAAATCCGGAAGAAAAGGAGCTTGATTTAAGACTATCCTTTTCTGAACTCGTGCCAAAGGATTTGGTTGGGTATCTACAATTACCAGACTTTTTTACGTCATTGGATTTTCCTTTTTCGCTTCAGGTGGATTTCACCCTTGATGCAGAGGCTGGACTGAAGCAGGCATATTTCCTGACACATATCGACAAAGGAGTTCTTTATCATCCTTCATTGTTTCCCAAAAAGGCACCGATTGAATTTGGTAATATCTCCGCACATTTTGACCCACAAGAGCAAGTGTTTGTGTTTGATGAGCTCGAACTCTCGCTTGGTAAGCCAAGGGTTCTAGGCAGCGGTGTTATTTATTGGCTCGATGATGAAGAACGCCCCGGGGTTCGCTTCAATGCGTCGCTTGAAGCTGCAACCATTGATGAAGTTTTAAGCTTCTGGCCAATTGCTCGTAAACCCGATGGCTCTGAAAAAGGGGGGCGTGCTTGGGTTGCCAAGCATATGATCGGCGGGGAAGCAAAGAATGCCAAGTTTAACCTTGATCTGCCGCCTGATGGTAAATCAACGCTCAAAAGCGGTAGCCCCTATGAATTGAACTTCACTTTTGATGATATTGATACTCACTTTATCCTCTCGATGCCTCCAGTACGCGGCGCAAAAGGCCACGCATTTTTGACGGAAACAGACCTGGATATCATCATTGATTCTGGTACGCTTGTGGGGTTACCCGTAACAGAAGTGAAGGCTGAGCTTACAAACATTAACTCACGGGATAAATCATACGGTAGTTTTAATTTCGAACTAGCAGGCCCTGTTCCAGAAATTTTAAACCTCATCAACAATCCGCCACTTAGGATTCCTGACAAGATAAAGCTCGATATCAATCGTTTTGACGGTACTGCACATGCAAAAGCGCGAATTGGTACGCCACTTTACTTAAAACCGGGTGAAAACCCGCTTTCTTATGATGTCACGGCGGAACTTAGTAATCTCAGTGTTACCAATATTCTTGATGGCGAGGGGATTAGGAATGCAAATGCTGTTATGCACATAACGCCTGAAGCGATCGAAGCAAAGGGAAGGGCACGATTAAATGGTGTTTGGTCTGACTTCGTTTGGCATGAGGATTTAATTGGTGGGCGGGATAACGCGGACCTACAGACAACCCAGATTACGGCTTCTGGAACGACAGATCAGAATGGATTGGAAGCGCTAAAAATAGCTACTAGTCAGTATCTGAATGGGGAAATTGATTTTGAGGCAAAGCTATCCGGTCGTAATTTTGCTTTTTCATCTATCGATTTTACGGCAGATGCAGCCAAGTCAAAGCTGATGCTACAGGAACTTGGTTGGGTTAAAATACCCGGTGTTCCGGCAACAATATCAGGAAAAACACGGCTATCGGATAATGTGGTACATTTGTATCCATTGACGATAAGTGGAGAAGATATCGACGCCACTGGTGATTTTAAGTGGATAAATAATAATTTGTCGGGAACGTTTGTTGCTAAACAGTTAGGGCAAAATAGTTTTACTGCGGATGTTACCTTGCCGCTTAACGACAAATCACGTGTAACGGTGAAGGCAGAACGGTTGGACCTCAGGCCATTCCTGACCAATGCAGAAGCTTCCAATGCAAAAAATGAAAACAATACCGCGACTGAATTATCTAAAACCACCCAAGAAAAACAGGCTTCAAAGGCAAACGAAAAAGCGAACGCTCGTGACATAGTTGAGTTATCAATTGCCTCAAAAGAACTATTGCTTCTGAACGGAGAAGCTTTGTCTGATCTGAAGTTTCAGGGAACAGTTATTTCTAACCAGCCTTATGAAATTTCGGCGGATGGAAATATTCAATCTTCAGGTTCGCCCTTTTCACTTAGCCTAAAACCTCTTGAACAGGTTTTTTACACGCCCACGCAGCAGAAACTTGTCCTGCAAAGCGAAAATGGCGGTGCTGTGATGCGAGGATTGGGTGTTTTCCCACACCTCAATGGCGGTGTTTTGAACCTTGATGTTTCATCGGTTGGTTGGGCAGATACTTGGCGCTTGGAGGGCGAGGTCGAGATCGATGATACCCTCCTGGTGAACAAAGCAACGCTTGGCGAGAAGGTTACAGAAGGCCTTATTGAAGGTATCGAGGAATATGTTGATAGCGAAGGATTAGCTCTCAATGTTGTCGAAGTACCTTTCCTATATGATAAAGGCCTTTTGGACCTGAATGGACTGAAAGCAAACGGTGGTTCCCTCGGTATGACAATGGAAGGCCAACTGGATACTAATAGCGGTAAAATAAATATGAACGGTGTTATTGTGCCAGCTTATGGTTTGAACTCTTTATTGGGTAAAATCCCGTTAGTGGGTGCAATTTTCTCTGGCGGTGAAGGCAAGGGATTGTTCGGTTTTACCTACAGAATCAAGGGAGCCACAGATAATCCGGATGTTGATGTGAGCGCGCTTTCCGGTATTGCACCGGGCTTTCTTCGCGGTATTTTTGAAGGAGGTAAAGGTAAGGTCGAGGATGTGGAGTTACCAGAAGAGGGTGAAGTTAAAAACGACACAGCATCAGTTGCTAAGGACGGTCAAAATGATGATAAAGTTAGCAAGGATATAGAGACTGATAGTTCAAGGGTGTCGCCAAAAAACCAGACCGAACCAAAAGAAGATGATAAGCCACAATATTAA
- the tyrS gene encoding tyrosine--tRNA ligase — protein MSNENQSFKSEFLNILSERGFIHQATDMEALDQKMSEGSITAYVGYDMTAPSIHVGNLVSVMMLHWLQKCGHNPIVLLGGGTTRIGDPSGRDETRQMLTDEKIAENMASIRSIFEQFLTFGDNPSDAKLVNNDDWLSTFKYIDFLREIGTHFTINRMLTFDSVKLRLDREQPLTFLEFNYMIMQAYDFMELSKTHGCSLQMGGSDQWGNIVNGIELGRRVNGDQLYGLTTPLITTADGKKMGKSVNGAIWLNEAMLSSYDYWQFWRNTHDGDVGRFLRLYTDLPMDEIRRLEALEGAEINDAKIALANAATAMCRGADAAKTAESTARETFIKGGAGDDLPTFKMDLNASVNIIDAFVEAGLGKSKGEVRRLMKQGGLKLNDTKIETENLVLSSNMLNDGKIKLSAGKKRHALIISE, from the coding sequence ATGTCAAACGAAAATCAATCATTTAAGTCAGAATTTTTAAATATTCTCTCTGAACGAGGATTTATCCATCAAGCAACCGATATGGAAGCGCTTGACCAAAAAATGTCTGAAGGTTCAATCACTGCTTATGTGGGCTATGATATGACAGCCCCCTCTATCCATGTTGGTAACCTTGTTTCAGTTATGATGTTGCATTGGCTCCAGAAATGTGGACACAACCCCATTGTGTTACTGGGCGGCGGAACGACACGGATTGGTGATCCATCAGGCCGTGATGAAACACGCCAAATGCTAACAGACGAAAAAATTGCAGAAAACATGGCAAGTATTCGCAGTATTTTCGAACAGTTCCTTACATTCGGTGACAATCCATCCGATGCAAAGCTTGTTAATAACGATGATTGGCTGAGCACTTTTAAATATATTGATTTCCTGAGAGAAATTGGAACACATTTCACAATCAACCGTATGCTTACGTTCGACAGTGTAAAACTACGTCTTGATCGTGAACAACCGCTTACCTTCCTTGAGTTCAATTACATGATCATGCAAGCGTATGATTTCATGGAACTTTCCAAAACACATGGATGTAGCCTGCAAATGGGTGGTTCGGACCAGTGGGGTAATATTGTTAATGGTATCGAACTTGGTAGGCGCGTGAACGGTGATCAATTATACGGCCTTACAACGCCTTTAATTACCACGGCGGATGGCAAAAAAATGGGCAAAAGCGTAAACGGCGCAATTTGGCTAAACGAAGCCATGTTATCCAGTTACGATTACTGGCAATTCTGGCGCAATACCCATGACGGTGATGTAGGACGTTTTCTAAGATTGTACACTGATTTGCCTATGGATGAGATCCGGCGCCTTGAAGCGCTTGAAGGCGCGGAAATTAATGATGCGAAAATAGCGCTCGCTAATGCTGCAACGGCCATGTGCCGAGGTGCAGACGCTGCAAAAACGGCAGAATCAACAGCACGCGAAACCTTCATCAAGGGCGGTGCAGGTGATGACCTACCAACCTTCAAAATGGATTTAAACGCATCAGTTAATATAATCGATGCCTTTGTTGAGGCTGGCCTCGGCAAATCAAAAGGTGAAGTTCGCCGCCTGATGAAACAAGGTGGATTGAAACTGAACGATACCAAGATAGAAACTGAAAACTTGGTCTTGAGTAGCAACATGTTGAACGATGGAAAAATCAAACTCTCCGCCGGTAAAAAACGTCACGCTCTCATTATCAGCGAATAA
- a CDS encoding anhydro-N-acetylmuramic acid kinase, translating to MSAKNKTLCAVGLMSGTSMDGVDAAILYTNGETIERHGPSLTMPYTDGLRSDIQKAVEAAANLPAITSDNEFINEVADNITDFHSDAVFELESMLGAGRDQIDIIGFHGHTVTHRPERGWTWQIGDGGRLAGNTGISVVADMRTNDMLHGGEGAPIVPIYHSALLKKNLKHKTIAVLNIGGVANVTWVKFDETGELIDIVAFDTGPGNALLDDWMLAHTGKAIDFNGETAATGLKHEEIIMGLMASPYFDEKPPKTLDRNDFNMQSARGLSLEDGAATLTSFVVESVVAAQSHFPSTPDVWYICGGGRHNTTLMRRLRRHLPALVEPVESLGWRGDALEAEAFAFLAVRSLYGLPLSLPKTTGCEMPVTGGVLHKTRKRYARR from the coding sequence ATGTCAGCGAAAAACAAAACACTCTGTGCCGTGGGATTAATGAGTGGAACCTCCATGGACGGCGTCGATGCAGCTATTTTATATACTAACGGCGAAACCATAGAGCGCCATGGCCCATCATTGACAATGCCGTACACTGATGGATTGCGCAGTGATATTCAAAAGGCCGTTGAGGCAGCAGCAAATTTGCCAGCAATTACCAGTGACAACGAATTCATAAATGAAGTCGCTGATAATATTACGGATTTTCATAGCGACGCCGTGTTTGAATTAGAAAGTATGCTAGGGGCAGGTAGGGACCAGATTGATATCATTGGTTTTCATGGTCACACGGTAACACATAGGCCTGAACGTGGTTGGACATGGCAAATTGGTGATGGTGGTCGCTTGGCTGGAAATACAGGAATTTCGGTTGTCGCAGATATGCGAACAAACGATATGCTGCATGGCGGGGAAGGGGCTCCGATTGTCCCGATATATCATTCTGCACTTTTGAAGAAGAATCTGAAACATAAAACGATTGCGGTTTTGAATATTGGGGGTGTGGCCAATGTAACATGGGTCAAGTTTGATGAAACCGGAGAGCTTATAGATATTGTTGCCTTTGATACAGGGCCCGGGAATGCGCTCCTTGATGACTGGATGCTTGCCCATACTGGTAAGGCGATTGATTTCAATGGCGAAACCGCCGCTACTGGCCTCAAGCACGAGGAAATTATTATGGGGCTAATGGCGTCTCCTTATTTTGATGAAAAACCGCCTAAAACATTGGATCGTAATGACTTTAATATGCAATCGGCACGAGGTCTATCGTTGGAGGACGGTGCTGCCACACTTACAAGCTTTGTTGTCGAATCTGTAGTTGCAGCGCAAAGCCATTTTCCTAGCACTCCAGACGTTTGGTATATATGTGGTGGCGGGCGGCACAATACAACATTGATGCGCCGTCTTCGCCGTCATTTGCCGGCGCTTGTTGAACCAGTTGAAAGCCTTGGTTGGCGTGGTGATGCCCTTGAGGCTGAAGCGTTTGCCTTTTTAGCAGTACGGTCGCTTTATGGCCTTCCGCTCAGCCTGCCAAAGACAACAGGGTGTGAAATGCCGGTTACTGGCGGCGTTCTTCATAAAACGCGAAAGCGCTACGCACGGCGGTAA
- a CDS encoding alpha/beta hydrolase, whose protein sequence is MPEIIFNGPAGRLEGRYQPAQSDTAPVALILHPHPQYGGTMDNKVTYYLYHAFVHRGFATLRINFRGVGRSEGEFDQGIGELSDAASALDWLQSMNPNSTGTWVAGFSFGAWIAMQLLMRRPEIKGFISVAPPANQYDFSFLAPCPSSGLIVQAGDDEMVTPISIIKLVEKLQAQKGIVIDHEEVRGANHFFETELNAFMAKINTYLNKRLKEG, encoded by the coding sequence ATGCCAGAAATTATTTTTAATGGACCTGCTGGTCGCCTTGAAGGCCGATATCAGCCTGCACAATCTGATACTGCGCCTGTAGCGCTTATTTTACATCCGCATCCGCAATATGGGGGCACAATGGATAATAAGGTCACTTATTATCTTTATCACGCCTTTGTTCACCGTGGTTTCGCGACACTAAGGATCAATTTTCGCGGTGTTGGCCGAAGCGAGGGCGAGTTTGATCAGGGTATTGGTGAGTTATCGGACGCTGCTTCTGCGCTCGATTGGCTACAGTCTATGAACCCTAATTCAACGGGAACGTGGGTTGCAGGGTTTTCGTTTGGTGCCTGGATCGCGATGCAGCTTTTGATGCGCCGTCCAGAAATCAAGGGCTTTATCTCTGTCGCACCGCCAGCGAACCAGTATGATTTCTCATTCCTTGCCCCTTGCCCGTCCTCAGGCCTTATCGTGCAAGCAGGCGATGATGAAATGGTAACACCAATTTCGATCATTAAGCTTGTTGAAAAGTTACAAGCACAAAAAGGAATTGTGATTGACCATGAAGAAGTTCGGGGCGCAAATCATTTCTTTGAAACCGAACTCAATGCCTTCATGGCGAAGATCAATACATACTTAAACAAACGCCTTAAAGAAGGCTGA